Proteins encoded in a region of the Paenibacillus sp. E222 genome:
- a CDS encoding histidine phosphatase family protein: MYRLFMLLPFIFLLITPLHSYASPVSEDPLINDLRKGGYILYVRHGEATLGEDQQDLSLTDCSTQRNLSARGMDQAKKYGEAIRKLHIPVTFPVESSPLCRTVQTAEAAFGKPNVTVNEFWMNIYELSKNINTEDAQNIIQAFTNEVERITPNTSNRVIIAHSFPQDMGLGDIPYMGTVILKPLGNHMGYEIVKRLTLEDVLRLAEMQ, encoded by the coding sequence ATGTACCGTTTGTTCATGTTGTTACCCTTTATTTTTTTATTGATTACACCATTACATTCTTATGCTTCCCCTGTTTCTGAAGATCCTCTTATAAATGATCTCCGTAAAGGAGGGTATATCCTTTATGTTCGTCATGGGGAAGCAACTTTAGGAGAGGATCAACAAGATCTTAGTCTAACGGATTGTTCCACTCAAAGGAATTTAAGTGCTAGAGGTATGGATCAAGCAAAGAAGTATGGTGAAGCCATTCGAAAGCTCCATATACCCGTTACTTTTCCAGTTGAATCGAGTCCACTTTGTAGAACTGTGCAAACTGCGGAAGCTGCTTTTGGCAAACCCAATGTAACTGTAAATGAATTTTGGATGAACATATACGAACTAAGCAAGAACATCAATACAGAGGATGCACAGAATATCATTCAAGCCTTTACAAATGAAGTTGAACGTATAACTCCTAATACATCCAATAGGGTTATCATAGCTCACTCTTTTCCACAGGATATGGGTTTAGGGGACATTCCATATATGGGGACAGTAATATTAAAACCGCTGGGAAATCATATGGGGTATGAGATCGTTAAAAGGTTGACTCTGGAGGATGTACTACGTCTAGCTGAGATGCAGTAG
- a CDS encoding beta-glucoside-specific PTS transporter subunit IIABC, with protein sequence MDYRKLGQEITELVGTKDNIARLTHCATRLRFELHDISKAETEKLKALPGVITVVNNGGQYQVVVGNEVQQVYRVITQQMGSATRSADTTSASGKNNGPKQKQSWISRFISVISTTFTPVIPAIIGAGMIKAILAVLVLTGLVTTESQNYYILNTIADAAFYFMPILLAYGASIKFETSPILAMTVAGVLLHPGWSALMAEGKDVFFIGVPVRLTDYAGSVLPIIIVVWLMSYIERFADRVSPSMIKFFTKPMIVLLITAPLALVAIGPFGTYLNDLVAMGAEAINARASWLIPLLMGTLQPFLIVTGTAWAMTPIATSQLTKNGYEMINGPGMLASNIAQGGATLAVALKTKNKKLKQLAASSGFTAVLGITEPSLYGVTLKLKKPLIAAMIGGGVAGIYAGLTGLVRYAFVSPGLAALPAFIGSNPMNIVHAIVTCLIAFVVTFALTWIIGFEDPVDDEEEGNTNVNDDKPLSGQPVQDNSPSTKSSTITNANVPSQNELLPLTIASPMQGELVHLDRVPDDVFSLGLLGKGAAIIPAKGELYAPIAGEVTAFMDSKHAVKLNGYDGEEVLIHIGVDTVNLKGRHFDSSIKVGDRVQRGDLLIRFDIDAIKTEGYEVITPIIIANSDHFSDIKLEKQSPVEVGATIIHLT encoded by the coding sequence ATGGATTATCGCAAGTTGGGACAAGAGATTACGGAATTGGTTGGAACGAAGGATAATATCGCTCGGCTTACGCACTGCGCAACCCGACTGCGGTTCGAACTTCACGATATCTCCAAAGCGGAGACAGAAAAACTTAAAGCACTCCCAGGAGTCATTACCGTTGTGAACAATGGTGGACAATACCAGGTTGTCGTGGGCAATGAGGTACAGCAGGTCTACCGAGTTATCACTCAACAGATGGGTTCAGCAACTCGAAGTGCGGACACCACATCAGCTTCTGGCAAAAATAACGGACCAAAACAAAAACAGAGCTGGATCTCCAGATTCATCAGCGTGATCTCAACGACATTTACTCCGGTCATTCCGGCAATCATTGGCGCGGGTATGATCAAAGCGATATTAGCCGTACTTGTGCTGACAGGCCTCGTAACGACGGAAAGCCAAAACTACTATATCCTTAATACCATTGCAGACGCGGCGTTTTATTTCATGCCTATTCTGCTGGCTTATGGAGCTTCCATTAAGTTTGAAACAAGTCCAATTCTGGCGATGACCGTTGCCGGCGTGTTATTACACCCGGGATGGAGCGCCCTGATGGCGGAAGGAAAAGACGTGTTTTTCATCGGTGTGCCAGTTCGACTAACCGACTATGCAGGCTCCGTCCTGCCGATTATTATTGTTGTTTGGCTCATGTCTTACATTGAACGTTTCGCGGATCGAGTATCACCTTCCATGATCAAATTTTTCACGAAACCGATGATTGTGCTGTTGATTACAGCACCACTTGCATTAGTGGCCATCGGCCCTTTCGGAACATACCTGAATGATCTGGTGGCGATGGGTGCAGAAGCAATTAATGCCAGAGCCAGTTGGCTGATTCCTTTGTTAATGGGCACTTTGCAACCGTTCCTGATCGTGACAGGCACTGCATGGGCGATGACGCCGATTGCAACTAGCCAACTGACCAAAAATGGATATGAAATGATCAACGGTCCGGGAATGCTTGCGTCCAATATTGCTCAAGGTGGGGCCACGCTTGCTGTAGCATTAAAAACAAAAAACAAAAAACTGAAACAGCTCGCTGCTTCATCCGGTTTCACCGCTGTGCTGGGCATCACGGAACCATCCTTGTACGGCGTAACGCTGAAACTGAAGAAACCCTTAATTGCCGCAATGATCGGTGGTGGTGTAGCAGGGATATATGCTGGTCTGACTGGATTAGTACGTTATGCCTTCGTGTCTCCAGGGCTTGCCGCGTTACCTGCCTTCATTGGCAGCAATCCGATGAACATCGTTCATGCCATTGTGACTTGTCTAATCGCTTTTGTCGTTACCTTTGCTCTGACATGGATCATTGGTTTTGAAGATCCAGTGGACGATGAAGAAGAAGGCAACACCAACGTTAACGATGACAAGCCACTTTCCGGGCAGCCTGTTCAAGACAACAGCCCAAGCACAAAGTCTTCTACAATAACAAATGCAAATGTACCGAGCCAAAATGAATTACTCCCACTTACGATCGCCAGCCCGATGCAAGGGGAATTAGTCCATCTAGACCGTGTACCAGACGATGTCTTCTCTTTGGGATTACTGGGTAAAGGCGCTGCCATTATTCCTGCCAAAGGAGAACTGTATGCACCAATCGCAGGTGAAGTAACGGCTTTCATGGACTCCAAACATGCAGTCAAATTAAATGGTTATGATGGAGAAGAGGTGCTCATTCATATTGGAGTGGATACCGTCAACTTGAAGGGGAGACATTTCGACTCATCCATTAAAGTAGGGGATCGGGTACAACGGGGGGACTTATTGATCCGCTTTGATATCGATGCCATCAAGACGGAAGGCTACGAAGTCATAACCCCGATCATTATCGCCAATTCGGATCATTTCTCGGACATTAAGCTGGAGAAGCAGAGTCCTGTGGAGGTTGGAGCGACGATTATCCACCTTACCTAA
- a CDS encoding glycoside hydrolase family 1 protein, producing the protein MLYQHIKPFPNDFLWGGSTSAYQVEGAWNEDGKGLSVIDMCDHPAGTADFTVASDHYHRFREDVKLFAEMGLKAYRFSIAWTRILPSGVGAINEKGLDFYHQLIDELLLHGIEPIVTMYHFDLPYELEKTGGWNNRGTIDAFVEYGRILFEQYGHKVKYWLTINEQNTMILHPGAIGTPKGGRLPSSKELYQQNHHMFVAQGRTMRLFHDMLPHGKIGPALNMTSMYQATSRPADAIASHNWETIRGWGFLDLSVWGRYNPLFWSYLQERGIEPIIEQDDMEDIQSGHPDLVAINYYSTATIAASTGDASDVTARAGDQQIMLGEQGVYRAAENPYTKKTKYGWVIDPVGLRLTLRKVSERYDLPILITENGIGAPDVLEADHTVNDTYRIDFIEKHLEQIRLALTDGVDVIGYCPWSVIDVVSTHQGYGKRYGMIYVNRGEQDLKDLKRLKKKSFSWYQEVIKQNGRCIGNSDQAVTKE; encoded by the coding sequence ATGTTATATCAACACATCAAACCATTCCCCAATGATTTTCTGTGGGGAGGCTCTACCTCGGCCTATCAAGTGGAGGGAGCCTGGAACGAAGATGGCAAAGGTCTGTCCGTGATTGATATGTGTGATCATCCGGCCGGAACCGCCGATTTCACAGTAGCGAGCGATCACTATCACCGATTCAGAGAAGACGTGAAGCTTTTTGCAGAGATGGGTCTCAAAGCGTATCGTTTTTCCATTGCATGGACTCGAATCTTGCCTTCAGGCGTAGGGGCTATTAATGAGAAAGGCCTCGATTTTTATCACCAATTGATTGACGAGTTGCTGTTACATGGCATTGAACCCATTGTCACCATGTACCATTTCGACCTCCCCTACGAGCTTGAGAAAACCGGAGGATGGAACAACCGGGGGACGATCGATGCCTTTGTCGAGTACGGGCGTATCTTGTTTGAGCAATACGGGCATAAAGTGAAATATTGGTTGACCATTAATGAGCAAAATACGATGATTCTTCATCCAGGTGCTATTGGTACACCGAAGGGCGGACGTTTGCCTTCCAGTAAGGAACTGTATCAGCAAAATCATCACATGTTTGTGGCTCAAGGCAGAACAATGCGACTATTTCATGATATGCTCCCGCACGGCAAGATCGGTCCTGCATTAAACATGACTTCCATGTACCAGGCAACCTCCAGGCCAGCAGATGCAATCGCTTCACATAACTGGGAGACCATTCGTGGATGGGGGTTTCTCGACTTATCGGTGTGGGGACGGTATAATCCATTATTCTGGAGTTATTTGCAGGAACGTGGCATCGAGCCGATTATTGAGCAGGACGACATGGAAGACATCCAGTCAGGCCATCCCGATCTTGTAGCGATCAATTATTACTCAACGGCAACCATTGCCGCCAGTACGGGCGATGCGTCGGATGTTACAGCTCGTGCGGGTGATCAGCAAATTATGCTTGGCGAGCAGGGAGTGTACCGTGCCGCAGAGAATCCTTATACGAAAAAAACAAAATATGGCTGGGTCATTGACCCGGTTGGCCTAAGGCTGACATTGCGTAAGGTAAGTGAACGATATGATCTCCCGATTTTAATTACGGAAAATGGCATAGGAGCTCCAGATGTACTGGAAGCAGATCACACTGTCAACGACACGTACCGAATTGATTTTATCGAGAAACACCTGGAACAGATCAGACTCGCTCTAACGGATGGGGTGGATGTGATTGGTTATTGCCCTTGGTCCGTTATTGATGTAGTAAGCACCCATCAGGGTTATGGGAAACGCTACGGCATGATTTATGTAAACCGTGGTGAACAGGATCTGAAAGACTTGAAACGTTTGAAGAAGAAAAGCTTCTCGTGGTATCAAGAGGTCATTAAACAAAATGGTAGATGTATCGGAAATTCGGATCAGGCGGTCACGAAAGAATAA
- a CDS encoding PRD domain-containing protein, giving the protein MRVIKILNNSLLLTKDEQGQEVIVMGKGLAFKGKVGECLEEEHIQKRFILQNNPSAQAYVRTIENMPEKHVNVINKLISNAKEKLSLDDQIFFTLMDHLSFAIERWKKGVSLQNRMLWEIQRFHPVEFELGMEAVHMLNQELGIELTEEEAGNIAFHFVNAQTHEQNMERTMQSVKMLKDIFNLIQYSFDMQLNKNSIHYVRLVTHLQFFIQRLQEGRLGNSPKDFIFQHMVKEHPLEYKCAEMIKTYVQNMLDISISNEELLYLMIHIARIVQEEQGHEERL; this is encoded by the coding sequence ATGAGAGTAATCAAAATATTGAATAACAGCTTGCTACTGACCAAAGATGAACAGGGGCAAGAAGTGATTGTCATGGGCAAAGGTTTGGCATTCAAAGGTAAAGTCGGTGAGTGTCTCGAAGAGGAGCATATCCAGAAACGATTCATTCTGCAAAATAATCCGTCTGCTCAGGCTTACGTACGAACCATCGAAAACATGCCAGAAAAACATGTGAATGTCATAAACAAACTGATTTCCAATGCAAAAGAAAAGCTGTCTCTTGACGATCAAATCTTCTTTACGCTTATGGATCACTTGTCTTTTGCCATTGAACGATGGAAAAAAGGTGTATCATTACAGAATCGCATGTTGTGGGAGATCCAGAGGTTTCATCCCGTCGAATTCGAACTGGGCATGGAAGCCGTCCACATGTTGAATCAAGAACTTGGCATTGAGCTTACGGAAGAGGAAGCAGGGAATATCGCGTTTCATTTTGTGAATGCCCAAACACATGAGCAGAATATGGAGCGCACCATGCAATCCGTTAAGATGTTAAAAGATATTTTTAACCTGATTCAATATAGCTTTGATATGCAATTGAACAAAAACTCCATCCATTATGTGAGACTCGTCACACACCTACAATTTTTCATCCAGCGTTTACAAGAGGGTCGGCTGGGCAATTCGCCGAAAGATTTCATCTTTCAGCACATGGTGAAGGAGCATCCGCTTGAATACAAATGCGCGGAGATGATCAAAACCTATGTGCAAAACATGCTGGATATCTCCATATCAAACGAGGAATTATTATATTTGATGATTCACATTGCTCGAATTGTGCAGGAGGAACAGGGTCACGAGGAACGATTATAA
- a CDS encoding endo-1,4-beta-xylanase, translating to MKRLRQWNIAALVLVLVLGMFPFSNVSHAAQAVTEVEESHLSTNFEDGTLQGWTPRIGNERLTVTQQEAHEGQSSMLVANRERSYQGAMLSMKDLLERNQEYEITAYVRLTQEPTTDQTLQLTTYKKTTAESWNPIGSVKIAKAEWNTWHKITGKFQYSDDPAELNLSIETPYISDDSVDTLSFYVDDVSFTMAEQLEIEEDILSLNDLYQDDFPIGAAVYRWQLEGAYGQLLTKHFNSLTATYEMKPKYMSPSEGVYEFEAADQYVQFAEKHGMGVRGHALLWHIDAAEWMLKDRQGNPASRELLLARIQDYVETVMTRYKGKIYAWDVVNEAIADSNGDANGLRKSPFYELIGPDYIEKTYEFARAADPDAKLHYNEYFTEIPEKREHMYKLVKRLKEKGLIDGVGLQSIAL from the coding sequence ATGAAACGGTTACGTCAATGGAATATTGCAGCCTTGGTTCTTGTGCTCGTACTCGGTATGTTTCCATTTTCGAATGTCTCACATGCAGCCCAGGCAGTTACGGAAGTGGAGGAAAGTCATTTGAGCACAAACTTTGAAGACGGTACACTTCAGGGATGGACTCCACGTATAGGTAACGAAAGACTGACAGTGACACAGCAGGAAGCACACGAAGGTCAGTCCAGTATGCTGGTTGCCAACCGTGAGCGTTCCTATCAAGGAGCGATGTTATCCATGAAAGATCTGCTTGAGCGTAACCAAGAGTACGAAATTACGGCATATGTAAGACTTACCCAGGAGCCCACCACGGATCAAACGCTACAGCTCACCACATATAAAAAAACAACTGCCGAAAGCTGGAACCCGATCGGCAGCGTGAAGATTGCCAAGGCGGAATGGAATACATGGCACAAGATCACCGGAAAATTTCAGTATAGCGATGATCCCGCTGAATTGAATTTGTCCATCGAAACACCCTACATCTCTGATGATAGCGTAGATACGTTATCGTTCTATGTGGATGATGTATCATTTACTATGGCAGAGCAACTGGAGATTGAAGAAGATATTCTGTCTCTGAATGATCTGTATCAAGATGATTTCCCCATTGGTGCGGCAGTGTATCGCTGGCAGTTGGAAGGCGCATACGGACAACTGCTCACAAAGCACTTTAACAGCTTGACCGCAACCTATGAGATGAAACCAAAGTACATGTCTCCTTCCGAAGGTGTTTATGAGTTCGAGGCAGCCGATCAATATGTTCAGTTCGCCGAGAAGCATGGTATGGGTGTACGCGGACATGCGTTGTTGTGGCATATTGATGCCGCAGAGTGGATGCTAAAGGATCGTCAGGGTAACCCTGCAAGTAGAGAATTACTGCTTGCCCGGATTCAGGATTACGTTGAAACCGTCATGACCCGATACAAAGGCAAGATCTATGCCTGGGATGTGGTAAACGAGGCGATTGCGGATAGCAATGGTGATGCCAACGGTTTACGTAAAAGTCCCTTTTATGAACTAATTGGTCCGGATTACATTGAAAAGACCTATGAATTCGCTCGTGCAGCCGATCCGGATGCCAAATTACACTACAACGAATACTTCACGGAAATCCCTGAGAAAAGAGAACATATGTATAAGTTGGTCAAACGACTGAAAGAGAAAGGGCTCATCGATGGTGTGGGTTTGCAATCTATCGCACTATAA
- a CDS encoding endo-1,4-beta-xylanase codes for MVWVCNLSHYNLESPPIEEIEKTINMFAELGLDIQITELDVDSGIPFGEEMSDEVAVKQAYRYKELLDLYKKHKDHISSVTLWGLQDEKSYNNQAMLFDSALKAKKAYWGLVDESSLPVLTQRAVSFQVNQILKNSHKIRSGTKRCLLH; via the coding sequence ATGGTGTGGGTTTGCAATCTATCGCACTATAACCTGGAATCCCCGCCCATCGAGGAAATTGAAAAAACGATCAACATGTTCGCCGAACTTGGATTGGATATTCAGATCACGGAACTGGATGTGGATAGCGGAATTCCATTTGGTGAAGAGATGTCGGATGAAGTTGCGGTAAAACAGGCGTATCGTTATAAGGAATTGTTGGATTTGTACAAAAAACACAAAGATCACATTTCTTCCGTTACCTTATGGGGGTTGCAGGATGAGAAGTCTTACAACAACCAGGCTATGCTGTTTGATTCAGCCTTGAAGGCCAAAAAAGCATACTGGGGACTCGTCGATGAATCCAGCTTGCCTGTGTTGACGCAGAGAGCCGTATCTTTTCAGGTAAACCAGATATTAAAAAACAGTCACAAGATCCGCTCTGGAACAAAGCGGTGTCTACTACATTGA
- a CDS encoding sugar-binding protein, with protein MSTTLKGNFSGSASFRTLWDQSNLYILVDVRDAKADVNDRVDIFVDHNNGKTTSYEADDRHVIIKRLGKAEGAEPRSYRVRETKNGYSVELSIPWGGIQVGSEYEAGLDIRVTDGGASGTQPYNPLYWNDRTQSQEQDTSKYGVIQLAPMPKSAQAVQGIVQIDGKKDALWNKAVPFEVKRLNQTEGAEAVAHAIWSGEYLYLLVDVTDPNIIRDSINPWDQDSVEIFLDENHQRTPYFQYDDAQFRISADNVGTFAGSASPGRLVSAVKKTNKGYLVEARIKLHSLTPKAGNVLGLDLQINDNQGGGKQNVAKWNDKTNESWRNTSQYGILTFVGKNKHGD; from the coding sequence GTGTCTACTACATTGAAGGGCAACTTTTCGGGATCAGCCAGTTTTCGCACCTTATGGGATCAAAGTAACTTGTATATCCTTGTGGATGTTCGGGATGCGAAGGCAGATGTGAATGACAGAGTAGATATCTTCGTCGATCACAATAATGGCAAGACCACTTCCTATGAAGCAGATGACCGACACGTAATCATTAAGCGTTTGGGCAAAGCTGAGGGCGCGGAGCCACGTTCATATCGTGTACGCGAGACAAAAAACGGATATTCGGTTGAATTGTCCATTCCATGGGGTGGTATCCAAGTCGGATCAGAATATGAAGCCGGCTTGGATATCCGTGTGACTGATGGCGGTGCAAGTGGGACACAGCCTTATAATCCACTGTACTGGAATGATCGAACACAATCACAGGAACAAGATACAAGCAAATACGGCGTGATTCAACTCGCCCCTATGCCCAAATCTGCACAAGCTGTGCAAGGGATTGTTCAGATTGATGGGAAGAAAGACGCCCTATGGAATAAGGCTGTACCCTTTGAGGTAAAACGGTTGAATCAGACTGAAGGTGCAGAAGCAGTGGCTCACGCAATATGGTCAGGTGAGTATCTATATCTGCTGGTCGACGTCACTGATCCAAATATCATAAGAGATAGTATTAACCCATGGGACCAGGATTCGGTTGAGATTTTCCTGGACGAAAATCACCAGCGCACACCGTATTTTCAATATGATGATGCCCAGTTCAGAATCAGTGCAGACAATGTAGGAACCTTTGCAGGCAGTGCCTCACCCGGACGTCTTGTAAGCGCTGTGAAGAAAACGAATAAAGGATATCTCGTAGAAGCCAGAATCAAGTTACATTCACTAACACCCAAAGCAGGAAATGTTCTTGGTTTGGATCTTCAAATTAACGACAACCAGGGCGGAGGCAAGCAGAACGTAGCCAAATGGAATGATAAGACCAATGAAAGCTGGAGAAACACTTCCCAGTACGGAATACTCACTTTTGTTGGAAAAAACAAACACGGGGATTAA
- a CDS encoding SH3 domain-containing protein → MKQYKVVYPHLSNYPDPIVLAIGDVVIYGREDTEFPNWIFCEAIHSKKRGWVPKQILSKPTEENKATVLAHYSAYELTVTPGMLVEKEFELNEWSFVHTTHGEKGWVPNRVLVIRLGENDHIKRSKREVRTYDNNV, encoded by the coding sequence ATGAAGCAATATAAAGTGGTATACCCACATCTTTCAAATTATCCTGATCCAATTGTTTTAGCTATAGGAGATGTCGTTATATACGGCAGAGAAGATACTGAATTTCCAAACTGGATTTTTTGTGAAGCAATCCATTCGAAAAAGAGAGGCTGGGTACCAAAACAAATATTAAGTAAACCAACTGAGGAAAACAAAGCGACTGTGTTAGCACACTATTCCGCATACGAATTGACTGTTACTCCTGGTATGTTAGTTGAAAAAGAATTTGAACTTAATGAATGGAGTTTTGTTCATACCACACATGGTGAGAAGGGGTGGGTACCTAATAGGGTATTAGTTATTAGATTGGGCGAAAATGATCACATTAAACGAAGTAAAAGAGAGGTTCGTACTTATGACAATAACGTTTAG
- a CDS encoding GNAT family N-acetyltransferase, producing MTITFRKLSELSIEENVRIWNLGFEGYFIQIVMTIEALMTRIVNEGLSLENSLAIYVDGEPAGFVMNGFRDVDGKKVAWNGGTGIAPTFRGQGIGRALMLRNLELYREQGVEIAILEALTQNESAIKLYQYVGYEITDRLMILQHTGTIDPQLLKRSVAHPFSITKGLPRDVYALDFYRGLSAWQTQWPSMKEGESIIIRQDSEPVCYALYKRTFDQEGKLVTISLYQCEVLPGRDDAEEIYKLALSELFAPLDYVCRRGTANLRKSNQLLNDLLIKLGFTTNVEQVLMMRNMDLR from the coding sequence ATGACAATAACGTTTAGGAAACTAAGTGAGCTATCGATCGAGGAAAATGTACGTATTTGGAATCTAGGATTCGAGGGTTATTTTATACAGATTGTTATGACGATTGAGGCTTTGATGACTAGGATTGTTAACGAAGGACTTTCTTTGGAGAATTCACTCGCTATTTATGTGGATGGTGAACCTGCAGGGTTTGTCATGAATGGATTTCGTGACGTAGATGGAAAGAAAGTGGCATGGAACGGTGGCACAGGTATTGCGCCTACATTTAGAGGACAGGGCATTGGCAGAGCGCTCATGTTAAGAAATCTAGAGTTGTACCGAGAACAAGGCGTGGAGATTGCGATACTTGAAGCACTCACCCAGAATGAGAGTGCGATCAAGCTATATCAGTATGTGGGGTATGAAATTACGGATCGATTAATGATTTTACAACATACGGGTACAATAGATCCCCAACTACTGAAGCGATCTGTTGCGCATCCCTTTTCTATCACCAAAGGATTGCCCCGTGATGTATACGCGCTAGACTTTTATCGAGGTTTATCTGCTTGGCAGACACAATGGCCTAGCATGAAGGAGGGTGAATCTATAATCATTAGACAAGATAGCGAGCCTGTATGCTATGCATTGTATAAGCGAACATTTGATCAAGAGGGTAAATTGGTAACCATTTCGCTCTATCAATGTGAGGTCCTTCCTGGACGGGACGATGCAGAGGAGATTTATAAGCTTGCTCTCAGTGAATTGTTCGCCCCGTTAGACTATGTATGCAGGCGAGGGACAGCTAATTTGCGTAAATCCAATCAACTTTTGAACGATCTATTGATAAAATTAGGTTTCACAACAAATGTTGAGCAAGTGCTCATGATGCGAAATATGGATCTTAGATGA
- a CDS encoding MarR family winged helix-turn-helix transcriptional regulator has product MDINELNEDEMRIWNTWKGSFKRVFGRVVKEMSEYTGLSEGDFGVLDRLVQFGDGKLRQQELADSMDWDKSRLSHHLTRMEKRGLVLRKPLDTERGVQVIITSAGKSALDEALPIVSKAIRKYFLDLLTDQDIKSITELAERTKKSTAIDN; this is encoded by the coding sequence ATGGATATTAACGAACTAAACGAAGACGAAATGCGAATATGGAATACGTGGAAAGGCTCCTTTAAACGAGTCTTCGGTCGCGTTGTAAAGGAAATGTCTGAATATACAGGACTATCAGAAGGTGATTTTGGAGTATTAGACCGTTTAGTCCAATTTGGAGATGGTAAACTTCGCCAACAGGAACTAGCTGACTCGATGGACTGGGATAAGAGCCGATTATCTCATCATCTAACGCGTATGGAAAAAAGAGGTCTAGTTCTGAGGAAACCACTAGACACAGAACGTGGTGTGCAAGTCATTATTACTTCCGCCGGAAAGTCCGCCTTGGATGAAGCCCTTCCCATTGTCTCAAAGGCAATACGCAAGTATTTTCTAGATCTATTAACTGATCAAGACATTAAGTCAATAACTGAATTGGCGGAACGAACCAAAAAAAGTACTGCAATTGACAATTAA
- a CDS encoding aldo/keto reductase: protein MEYVKLGQSGLDVSKLSLGTMSFGVPERGNTPWSLNEEDSRPIIKEAIEMGINFFSTANMYSDGTSEEILGRALKDFASRDETVIATKVFVPMRKGPNAMGLSRKAIMNEIDNSLKRLGTDYVDLYQIHRWDPNTPIEETMEALHDLVKSGKVRYIGASSMLAWQFAKAQHVAERNGWTRFVSMENRLNLLYREEEREMLPLCKDEGVGITPYLPLAAGRLTREWNEQTSRSENDQIAKALFIKTEEADRKVAERVAEVAANRGIPRAQVALAWLLQKEEVTAPIIGSTKISHLEDAVSALSVKLTPEEITRLEELYIPHALV, encoded by the coding sequence ATGGAATATGTGAAACTGGGACAAAGCGGTTTGGATGTTTCGAAATTAAGTCTTGGAACCATGAGCTTCGGCGTACCTGAACGCGGCAATACCCCATGGTCATTGAATGAAGAGGACAGTAGACCGATCATTAAAGAAGCAATCGAAATGGGCATTAATTTTTTTAGTACTGCTAATATGTATTCTGACGGAACAAGTGAAGAAATTCTTGGACGTGCATTAAAGGATTTCGCCAGTCGTGATGAAACCGTCATCGCTACAAAGGTATTTGTTCCGATGCGCAAAGGTCCGAATGCAATGGGGCTTTCCCGTAAAGCCATCATGAATGAAATTGATAACAGTCTAAAACGGCTTGGAACAGACTACGTCGATTTGTACCAGATCCATAGGTGGGATCCTAATACACCAATTGAGGAGACAATGGAGGCTCTTCACGATTTAGTTAAGTCGGGAAAGGTTAGATATATCGGAGCATCTTCCATGTTGGCATGGCAATTTGCCAAAGCGCAGCATGTCGCGGAGCGCAATGGCTGGACACGTTTCGTTTCCATGGAAAATAGACTTAACTTGCTTTATCGTGAAGAAGAAAGAGAAATGCTCCCCCTTTGCAAAGATGAGGGGGTTGGTATCACTCCTTACCTACCTTTGGCGGCAGGACGGTTAACCCGGGAGTGGAATGAGCAGACCTCGCGATCCGAGAATGACCAAATAGCAAAAGCGTTGTTTATTAAAACGGAAGAAGCTGATCGCAAAGTTGCAGAAAGAGTTGCGGAAGTTGCAGCTAACCGAGGGATCCCGCGCGCACAAGTTGCTCTTGCATGGTTGCTGCAAAAGGAAGAGGTCACAGCACCAATAATCGGTTCGACCAAAATCAGCCATCTCGAAGATGCGGTTTCAGCGTTATCGGTTAAATTAACGCCTGAAGAAATTACCCGTTTAGAAGAACTTTATATACCACATGCATTAGTATAA